A part of Pararhodobacter sp. genomic DNA contains:
- a CDS encoding type IV secretory system conjugative DNA transfer family protein gives MDKGKIAGGILSLTLVGLAIGYVVATGYLTIRYGLSTQAFDVTLLAREYRALGASAPRDFLWVNLILAGFGVAALMLSVTLLGDALTRFGTTHWQTRGEMKRNGFFAKPGGGFLLGKLGPPKSKRPFLVSKTFPHALIVAPTGRGKGVGFVIPNLLTYKGSAVVLDVKGENFRETSRFRASMGDKVFRFAPTDWDRPTHRYNPLARIAAMTNPDRQQMELKLTAKLFLQTDNEKLSGLLAGGIDLFVAAGLLAFERGVPTIGEIYRITASGGDKQKEYLKRAHEVKNTSAKLIFERMASTNNDTLTSYLSLLMTSGLDTWDNRAIDAATATSDFSFRDIRRRPHAIYLVVESEMIPPLAPLIRLFFSDLIASLQAQEPGDDEPWPVMIMLDEFDRLGKMPIVAESIKTLRSFGGNLAIVTQTIPALDEIYGENTRRSLQGGAGVKLYLTPSEQKTIEELSQAVGKTTKRVVTRSRAVGRNPFEGRSVSERTEDTPLLTEDQARRMDLDEVILVIDAQMPIRARRIKYFEDPALKVLHVGQAGSFPYPDEDGVRRDRQMTETRETVEKLKQELQAVRAAAGVQGSGTAFSSNTIKTPAMETQNPQPALSGRARGRAARAAAGGGGSGQLSLDLGGLGLNGADRTELAAAVQTTRAIIAEFA, from the coding sequence ATGGATAAGGGCAAGATCGCGGGTGGGATCCTCAGCTTGACGCTGGTCGGCCTCGCCATCGGTTATGTCGTGGCCACGGGCTACCTGACCATCCGCTATGGGCTGTCGACGCAAGCTTTCGACGTCACCCTGCTCGCGCGGGAATACCGCGCCCTCGGAGCCAGCGCCCCGCGGGACTTCCTCTGGGTGAACCTGATCCTCGCAGGCTTCGGCGTTGCCGCGCTCATGTTGAGTGTCACGCTTCTCGGCGATGCCCTGACGCGCTTCGGCACGACACATTGGCAGACCCGGGGCGAGATGAAGAGGAATGGTTTCTTCGCCAAGCCGGGTGGCGGCTTCCTTCTGGGCAAGCTCGGCCCCCCGAAATCGAAACGCCCGTTTCTTGTGTCGAAGACCTTCCCGCATGCGCTGATCGTGGCACCGACGGGTCGGGGCAAGGGGGTGGGCTTCGTGATCCCGAACCTGCTCACCTACAAGGGCTCGGCCGTGGTGCTCGACGTAAAAGGCGAGAACTTTCGCGAGACCTCGCGCTTCCGCGCCAGCATGGGCGACAAGGTATTCCGCTTCGCGCCGACCGACTGGGACCGGCCGACGCATCGCTACAATCCTCTGGCGCGCATCGCGGCCATGACCAATCCCGACCGGCAGCAGATGGAGCTGAAGCTCACCGCCAAGCTCTTCCTGCAGACCGACAATGAAAAACTGAGCGGGCTTCTGGCAGGCGGCATCGACCTCTTCGTGGCGGCCGGCCTTCTGGCTTTCGAGCGCGGCGTGCCGACCATCGGTGAGATCTATCGGATCACCGCCTCCGGCGGCGACAAACAGAAGGAATATCTCAAGCGCGCGCATGAGGTGAAGAACACCTCGGCCAAACTGATCTTCGAACGTATGGCCTCGACCAACAATGATACCCTGACCTCCTACCTTTCTCTGCTGATGACGTCGGGTCTCGACACTTGGGACAACCGCGCCATCGACGCGGCCACCGCAACCTCGGACTTCTCCTTCCGGGACATCCGGCGCCGCCCCCACGCGATCTATCTCGTGGTCGAGTCCGAGATGATCCCCCCGTTGGCCCCGCTGATCAGGCTGTTCTTCTCCGACCTGATCGCCTCCCTGCAGGCGCAGGAGCCTGGGGACGACGAACCTTGGCCGGTCATGATCATGCTCGACGAATTCGACCGGCTCGGGAAGATGCCGATCGTCGCCGAGAGCATCAAAACGCTGCGCTCTTTCGGCGGCAACCTTGCCATCGTCACCCAGACCATCCCGGCGCTGGACGAGATCTATGGCGAGAACACCCGCCGGTCGCTGCAGGGCGGCGCGGGCGTGAAACTCTACCTTACCCCATCCGAGCAGAAGACCATCGAGGAGCTGAGCCAGGCCGTGGGCAAGACCACCAAGCGCGTGGTGACGCGGTCCCGCGCCGTCGGACGAAACCCGTTCGAGGGGCGCAGTGTATCTGAGCGGACCGAAGACACGCCGCTCCTGACGGAAGACCAGGCTCGCCGCATGGACCTGGACGAGGTCATCCTCGTGATCGATGCGCAGATGCCGATCCGGGCGCGGCGGATCAAGTATTTCGAGGACCCGGCGCTGAAGGTGCTTCATGTCGGCCAGGCGGGGAGTTTCCCGTACCCCGATGAGGACGGGGTTCGGCGGGATCGGCAGATGACCGAGACGCGGGAGACGGTCGAGAAGCTGAAGCAGGAGCTGCAGGCGGTGCGGGCGGCTGCAGGGGTGCAGGGGTCTGGGACTGCATTTTCGTCGAATACGATTAAGACACCTGCAATGGAGACGCAAAATCCGCAGCCGGCGCTATCCGGTCGGGCGCGCGGCCGTGCAGCACGAGCTGCGGCTGGTGGCGGTGGGTCAGGTCAACTGTCGCTCGATCTGGGAGGGCTGGGGCTAAATGGGGCTGACAGGACCGAGCTGGCTGCAGCGGTTCAGACGACGCGGGCGATCATCGCGGAGTTCGCGTGA